The Panicum hallii strain FIL2 chromosome 9, PHallii_v3.1, whole genome shotgun sequence genome has a window encoding:
- the LOC112875972 gene encoding uncharacterized protein LOC112875972, with amino-acid sequence MAVSSPSAPEKRRKWLLSNRKVIDKYLREARAILAAAPESGGGDAVAALGLVDAALELSPRMEAALELRARALLALRRYREVAEMLRDYIPSCGKACSGDDTSSTSSSAAASLLSSGSGDLGTISRAKLLSPDRHRSDDAEPDARPVRSFRCFDISELKRRVLAGLSKNPNKDTQWRYLVLGQACFHLGLIEDAMVLLQTGRRLASAAFRRESVCWSDDSFSSSAAAAAVATVPSGKTSKSGSAFIIPAMESEAVSQLLAHVKLLLRRRAAAMAALDAGLPAEAVRHFTKILEARRGVLPHPFAAACLVGRAAAFQAGGRPADAIADCNRALALDPAYIPALRARADLLQSVGALADCLRDLDHLKLLYDAALRDGKLPGPRWRPQGGVRYREIAGAHRKLTARIQGLRTRVAAGEACNIDYYLLLGVRRGCTRSELERAHLLLSLKLKPDRAVVFGERLELVDEHRDLEAVRDQARMSALLLYRMLQKGYSFVMSAVLDEEAAERQRAKDAAAAAAAAALAAKQEAAKQEPQQPVPEKPTNTVAARPRSPPGRAPKAKPKPKVAAAPAMAKAPAAVTSTAPVYQGVFCRDMAVVGTLLSRGGGFDRALPVKCEAMSC; translated from the exons ATGGCGGTGTCCTCGCCTTCTGCACCGGAGAAGAGGAGGAAGTGGCTGCTCAGCAACAGGAAG GTGATCGATAAGTACCTGCGGGAGGCGAGGGCGATtctcgcggcggcgccggagtccGGCGGCGGGGACGCGGTGGCGGCGCTCGGCCTGGTGGACGCGGCGCTGGAGCTGTCGCCGCGTATGGAGGCCGCTCTGGAGCTGCGGGCGCGCGCGCTCCTCGCGCTGCGCCGGTACCGGGAGGTCGCCGAGATGCTCCGCGACTACATCCCCAGCTGCGGTAAGGCCTGCTCCGGCGACGacacctcctccacctcctcgtcggcggcggcgtcgctgcTGTCCTCCGGCTCCGGTGACCTCGGCACGATCTCCCGTGCCAAGCTCCTCTCGCCCGACCGCCACCGCTCCGACGACGCCGAGCCTGACGCTCGGCCCGTCCGTTCCTTCCGCTGCTTCGACATTTCCGAGCTCAAGCGCCGCGTCCTTGCCGGCCTCTCCAAGAACCCCAACAAGGACACCCAATGGAG GTACTTGGTCCTGGGCCAAGCTTGCTTCCACCTCGGCCTCATAGAGGACGCCATGGTGCTGCTCCAgaccggccgccgcctcgcgtCAGCGGCGTTCCGCCGCGAGAGCGTGTGCTGGTCCGACGACAGCTTCTcgtcgtccgccgccgccgccgctgtcgccACCGTTCCGTCGGGGAAAACGTCCAAGTCCGGTTCGGCGTTCATTATCCCGGCCATGGAATCAGAGGCCGTGTCCCAGCTGCTGGCGCACGTTAAGCTCCTGCTTCGCCGCCGCGCGGCTGCCATGGCCGCGCTGGACGCAGGACTGCCGGCCGAGGCTGTCCGCCATTTCACCAAGATCCTCGAGGCACGCCGTGGCGTGCTGCCGCACCCCTTCGCCGCCGCGTGCCTCGTCGGCCGTGCTGCCGCGTTCCAGGCCGGTGGCCGCCCGGCGGACGCCATCGCGGACTGCAATCGCGCGCTCGCTCTGGACCCCGCCTACATCCCGGCGCTCCGTGCCCGCGCCGACCTTCTCCAGTCCGTGGGCGCGCTTGCCGATTGCCTCCGTGACCTTGACCACTTGAAACTCCTTTACGACGCTGCGCTCCGGGACGGTAAACTCCCTGGGCCTCGGTGGCGGCCGCAGGGCGGCGTCCGGTACCGCGAGATCGCCGGTGCTCACCGCAAACTGACCGCCCGCATCCAGGGGCTCCGCAcccgcgtcgccgccggcgaggcgtGCAACATCGACTACTACCTGCTGCTGGGCGTGCGGCGCGGCTGCACGCGCTCCGAGCTGGAACGCGCGCACCTGCTGCTCTCCCTGAAGCTGAAGCCGGACCGCGCCGTGGTGTTCGGGGAACGCCTGGAGCTCGTGGACGAGCACCGCGACCTCGAGGCGGTGCGCGACCAGGCTCGCATGTCGGCGCTGCTGCTGTACCGGATGCTGCAGAAGGGTTACTCGTTCGTCATGTCCGCCGTGCTGGACGAGGAGGCTGCCGAGAGGCAGAGGGCGAAggacgccgccgcggcagccgcggccgccgcgctggCGGCCAAGCAGGAAGCCGCGAAGCAGGAACCACAACAGCCCGTGCCGGAGAAACCCACGAACACGGTGGCCGCCCGTCCAAGGAGCCCACCAGGCCGCGCGCCGAAGGCGAAACCGAAGCCCAAGGTGGCGGCCGCTCCGGCGATGGCGAAGGCGCCGGCGGCCGTGACGTCGACGGCCCCGGTGTACCAGGGGGTGTTCTGCCGCGACATGGCGGTGGTGGGCACCCTGCTGTCCCGCGGCGGCGGGTTCGACCGCGCCCTCCCGGTGAAGTGCGAGGCGATGAGCTGCTGA